One genomic window of Moorella glycerini includes the following:
- a CDS encoding LacI family DNA-binding transcriptional regulator: MKQQARVTIKEIARRAGTSTATVSRVLRNDGYPISEELKERVLAVARELNYSPNLIGRYLKNHSSSDVGVIIPTITNPFYSLLILGIEEVLNQNNYSMLLCNSFRDEEKEKRYIDLLFQKQVKGLIVASIARQHDYLQQYIDRGLQVVTFDQEVEDLDCTKVLIDYEKGSYLAMQHLFANGHRAIGFLSAPLTRKSRKLIYEGYLKAMREQGIKINKEWVVIADTEVERNGEVYEFENGKKIAAKLLTAYEKPTAVLVINDMTAYGVMHELASRGVKVPEDLSLVSFDNIFFSQITNPPLTTVSYTTYEMGKLAAEYLIKKLTGSQTLQANIILEPVLVERSSVKPVG; encoded by the coding sequence TTGAAGCAGCAGGCCAGAGTTACTATTAAGGAAATAGCCCGGAGAGCCGGCACCTCGACGGCAACAGTTTCCCGGGTATTGCGCAATGATGGCTATCCAATCAGCGAGGAATTGAAGGAACGCGTTCTGGCAGTAGCCCGGGAATTAAACTATAGCCCCAATTTAATCGGCCGTTATCTTAAAAATCATAGTAGCAGCGACGTTGGTGTTATTATACCGACTATTACCAATCCTTTCTATTCGCTTCTTATCCTGGGAATAGAGGAGGTGTTAAATCAAAACAATTACAGCATGCTTCTCTGCAATTCCTTCCGGGATGAGGAGAAGGAAAAACGCTATATTGATCTGCTTTTTCAAAAGCAGGTTAAAGGGCTGATCGTTGCTTCTATAGCCAGGCAACACGATTACCTCCAGCAATATATCGATAGGGGCCTGCAGGTGGTTACCTTTGATCAAGAAGTCGAGGACCTTGATTGTACTAAGGTGCTCATTGATTACGAAAAGGGCAGTTATCTGGCCATGCAGCACTTATTTGCCAATGGGCACCGGGCCATCGGCTTCCTGTCAGCGCCCTTGACCAGAAAGAGCAGGAAATTGATTTATGAAGGCTACTTGAAGGCCATGCGGGAACAGGGAATAAAAATAAATAAAGAATGGGTTGTTATTGCCGATACGGAAGTGGAAAGAAATGGTGAGGTCTATGAGTTTGAGAATGGGAAAAAAATAGCGGCCAAACTACTGACAGCATATGAAAAGCCGACGGCTGTTTTGGTGATCAATGATATGACGGCTTATGGTGTGATGCATGAACTGGCCAGCAGGGGGGTAAAAGTGCCCGAAGATTTGTCGCTGGTAAGCTTTGATAACATCTTTTTTTCTCAAATTACCAATCCACCCTTAACTACTGTTAGTTATACCACCTATGAAATGGGGAAACTGGCCGCTGAATATTTAATTAAAAAGCTTACAGGAAGCCAGACGTTACAGGCTAATATCATTTTAGAGCCCGTTTTAGTAGAGAGAAGTAGCGTTAAACCGGTTGGTTGA
- a CDS encoding Gfo/Idh/MocA family protein: MEKVKVGLLGAAFSAELHIDGYLRCQELSRVVAVCDRNLELARDFARRYNIPYVFGDADELFALGEIDVIDICLPNFLHCEMAEKAFSAGKHVISEKPLATSVEEAERMVAAAQKAHKQLYYAEDWLFAPALLRAQELINQGAIGKPLFIKAKESHSGSHSPFAKKLRFCGGGAMIHLGVHPVGFLVALKGTPTAVVAMTTGGGAGNFVHQDMEGEDWAAALLRFADGTTAIAEANYITLGGMNDIIEFYGTEGRLHIDLTMSSPITAYSRVGFDYAVEKAETTIGWTKPAVDERLMLGYIGEIRHFMSCLQQDKPAMKGLRGEDGLEVLKVIEAIYRSAREGRQITL; this comes from the coding sequence TTGGAAAAAGTTAAGGTCGGGTTGCTGGGAGCTGCCTTCAGCGCGGAACTGCATATTGATGGTTACTTGCGCTGCCAGGAGCTCAGCCGGGTGGTCGCTGTTTGCGATCGCAATCTAGAACTGGCCCGGGATTTTGCCCGGCGCTACAATATTCCGTACGTCTTTGGTGATGCTGATGAGTTGTTTGCTTTAGGCGAAATTGATGTAATCGATATCTGTTTACCCAATTTTTTACATTGTGAAATGGCTGAAAAGGCGTTTTCTGCCGGCAAGCATGTTATTTCCGAAAAACCTCTGGCGACATCAGTGGAAGAAGCCGAGCGTATGGTGGCGGCAGCACAAAAGGCACATAAACAGCTTTATTATGCCGAAGACTGGTTGTTTGCCCCGGCGTTGCTCAGGGCCCAGGAGCTTATCAACCAGGGAGCGATAGGGAAGCCGTTGTTTATTAAAGCAAAAGAAAGCCATAGCGGTTCCCATTCTCCCTTTGCCAAAAAGCTGCGCTTCTGCGGCGGCGGCGCCATGATCCACCTGGGTGTCCATCCCGTCGGGTTTCTCGTGGCCCTGAAGGGAACACCGACAGCAGTGGTGGCCATGACAACCGGAGGCGGGGCGGGCAATTTTGTCCACCAGGATATGGAGGGCGAAGACTGGGCGGCGGCCCTGTTACGCTTTGCCGACGGAACTACGGCCATCGCCGAAGCAAATTATATTACCCTGGGTGGAATGAATGATATAATTGAATTTTACGGTACCGAAGGCCGGTTGCATATTGATTTGACCATGTCCTCGCCCATTACTGCCTATTCACGGGTTGGATTTGACTACGCGGTGGAGAAAGCCGAAACTACCATAGGATGGACGAAACCGGCAGTGGATGAGAGGCTGATGCTGGGCTACATCGGTGAAATCAGGCACTTTATGAGCTGCCTGCAGCAGGATAAACCGGCAATGAAAGGGCTGAGGGGAGAGGATGGTTTGGAAGTTTTAAAAGTAATCGAGGCTATTTACCGTTCGGCTCGCGAGGGCCGGCAGATAACTTTATAA